One region of Chryseobacterium muglaense genomic DNA includes:
- a CDS encoding YciE/YciF ferroxidase family protein yields MKTKSTVAKKDSAKKTTKTPAKSAAKTPAKKDAAKNLSDLFEDALKDIYWAEKALSKALPKMQKNATDIKLKNAIGDHLEETKNQIKRLEACFKALKKKPQAKKCDAMQGLLDEGKSIMEETKPGAVRDAGIIAASQKVEHYEIATYGTLAAYAKVLKEKECLKQLISTLEEEKNCNNLLTRIADTNLNSKAING; encoded by the coding sequence ATGAAAACTAAAAGTACTGTAGCTAAAAAAGATTCAGCTAAAAAAACAACCAAGACACCCGCAAAATCCGCTGCTAAAACTCCAGCCAAAAAAGATGCTGCAAAGAATCTGAGTGATTTGTTTGAAGATGCTTTAAAGGACATTTACTGGGCTGAAAAAGCGCTTTCAAAAGCGTTACCAAAAATGCAGAAAAACGCAACCGATATTAAATTGAAAAACGCTATCGGTGATCATCTGGAAGAGACGAAGAATCAAATAAAAAGACTTGAAGCATGTTTTAAAGCATTAAAGAAAAAACCACAAGCTAAAAAATGTGATGCAATGCAGGGACTTTTAGACGAAGGTAAAAGCATTATGGAAGAAACAAAACCCGGTGCAGTACGCGATGCCGGAATTATTGCTGCTTCGCAAAAAGTTGAACATTATGAAATAGCAACTTACGGTACTTTAGCTGCATACGCCAAGGTTCTTAAAGAAAAAGAATGCCTTAAACAATTGATTTCTACCTTAGAAGAAGAAAAAAACTGTAATAATTTGCTTACGAGAATTGCAGATACCAACCTCAACTCAAAAGCAATAAACGGTTAA
- a CDS encoding lmo0937 family membrane protein produces the protein MRSILWLVAVICIVVWLLGMLGVIPGMDTGSLIHVLLVIAIIVVLINIISGRKPLN, from the coding sequence ATGAGAAGTATATTATGGCTTGTTGCAGTGATCTGCATCGTAGTTTGGCTACTAGGAATGTTAGGCGTTATCCCAGGAATGGATACCGGAAGTTTAATTCACGTGCTTTTAGTTATTGCAATAATTGTTGTATTAATTAATATTATTTCAGGACGTAAACCACTCAACTAA